A genomic stretch from Hymenobacter psoromatis includes:
- a CDS encoding peptide chain release factor 1, whose product MLDKLEAIRERYDNVNHELMQPEVMSDMKRFKGLNKEFKELGKIVTAYRAYQQVLSNIEGARQVVSTEKDEDFREMAKAELDELVPEADRMEVAIKELLIPKDPNDSKDVIMEIRAGAGGDEASLFAGDLQRMYLRFAEKQGWKMELVDAMDGTAGGYKEIVLAVKGEDVYGKLKFESGVHRVQRVPATETQGRIHTSVASIVVMPEAEEFDIDLDMNDIRKDLFMSSGPGGQSVNTTYSAVRLTHIPSGIVAQCQDQKSQLKNFDKALAVLRSRIFEIELAKKNEAEGAIRKGMIGSGDRSDKIRTYNYPQGRVTDHRIGYTVHNLPNVMDGNIDDFVEQLRLAESAERLKVGVA is encoded by the coding sequence ATGCTGGATAAACTCGAAGCCATCCGCGAGCGCTACGATAACGTGAACCACGAGCTCATGCAGCCCGAGGTGATGAGCGACATGAAGCGCTTCAAGGGCCTGAATAAAGAATTTAAAGAACTGGGCAAAATCGTGACGGCCTACCGGGCTTACCAACAGGTGCTCAGCAATATAGAAGGTGCGCGCCAGGTAGTATCGACCGAAAAGGACGAGGACTTCCGCGAAATGGCCAAGGCCGAGCTCGACGAGCTGGTGCCCGAAGCCGACCGCATGGAGGTGGCTATCAAGGAATTGTTAATTCCGAAGGACCCCAACGACTCGAAGGACGTAATTATGGAAATCCGGGCCGGCGCGGGCGGCGACGAAGCCTCGCTTTTTGCCGGCGACTTGCAGCGCATGTACCTGCGCTTTGCCGAAAAGCAGGGCTGGAAAATGGAATTGGTGGACGCGATGGACGGCACCGCCGGCGGCTACAAGGAAATTGTGCTGGCCGTGAAGGGCGAGGACGTCTATGGCAAGCTCAAATTCGAGTCGGGCGTGCACCGCGTGCAGCGCGTGCCGGCTACCGAAACCCAGGGCCGCATCCACACTTCCGTAGCCTCCATCGTGGTGATGCCGGAGGCCGAGGAATTCGATATCGACCTGGATATGAATGACATCCGCAAGGACTTGTTCATGTCGAGCGGCCCCGGCGGGCAGTCAGTAAACACGACCTACTCGGCCGTGCGCCTTACGCACATCCCGAGCGGCATCGTGGCTCAGTGCCAGGACCAGAAATCACAGCTCAAAAACTTCGACAAGGCGCTGGCCGTGTTGCGCTCGCGCATCTTCGAAATCGAGCTGGCCAAGAAAAACGAGGCCGAAGGCGCCATCCGCAAAGGCATGATTGGCAGCGGTGACCGCTCGGATAAAATCCGCACCTACAACTACCCGCAGGGCCGCGTCACGGACCACCGCATCGGCTACACCGTGCATAACCTGCCCAACGTGATGGACGGCAACATCGACGATTTCGTGGAGCAGCTGCGCCTGGCCGAAAGCGCCGAGCGCCTGAAAGTGGGCGTGGCGTAA
- a CDS encoding ribonucleoside-diphosphate reductase gives MLVIKRDGRRESVKFDKVTARIEKLCYGLNQNFVSPIEVAKKVIDGIYDGVTTIELDNLAAETAASLTTRHPDYAILAARIAVSNLHKVTSKSFSSTMKRLYTYEDPKNGDNASLLAKDVWEVIHKHAHTLDSAIIYDRDYNYDFFGFKTLERSYLLRLEGKVVERPQHMLMRVAVGIHKEDIESAIKTYNLMSERWFTHATPTLFNAGTPKPQMSSCFLLTVKDDSIEGIYETLKDCALISQSAGGIGLAVHNVRATGSYIKGTNGNSNGLVPMLKVFNDTARYVDQGGGKRKGAFAIYLEPWHADIFEFLDLKKNHGKEEMRARDLFYALWTPDLFMKRVEDNGDWTLMCPHECPGLDTTWGPEFEKLYTKYEREGRGRKTIKAQELWFHILESQTETGTPYMLFKDAANGKSNQQNLGTIKSSNLCTEILEYTDKDEIAVCNLASLALPRYLAEDERGNVRFDHDKLYEVTYQATLNLNKVIDVNYYPVPETERSNFRHRPIGLGVQGLADTFIALRMPFESDEAKGLNIDIFETIYFAAMTASMDLAKQDGAYETFPGSPLSEGKFQFDLWGVTPQSGRWDWEALRANVVQHGVRNSLLVAPMPTASTAQILGNNESFEPYTSNIYVRRVLSGEFMVVNKHLLKDLVKLGLWNEQMKQDIIAANGSVQGIARVPQHIKDLYKTVWEISQRTIIDMAADRGAYICQSQSLNLHVQNVNFGKLTSMHFHSWKRGLKTGMYYLRTKAAADAIKFTVEKQAAETLEPLYAEVAKNQSDMSCSLDNPDACEACGS, from the coding sequence ATGCTCGTAATCAAACGCGATGGCCGCCGCGAGTCGGTCAAATTCGACAAAGTAACCGCCCGCATCGAAAAGCTGTGCTACGGGCTGAATCAGAATTTCGTCTCGCCCATCGAGGTGGCCAAGAAGGTCATTGATGGCATCTACGATGGCGTGACAACCATCGAGCTGGACAACCTGGCGGCCGAAACCGCCGCCTCGCTCACCACCCGCCACCCGGACTACGCCATCCTGGCGGCCCGCATCGCGGTGAGCAACCTGCACAAGGTCACCTCGAAGTCGTTTTCGAGCACCATGAAGCGCCTCTACACCTACGAGGACCCCAAAAACGGCGACAATGCCTCGTTGCTGGCTAAGGACGTGTGGGAAGTCATCCACAAGCACGCCCACACCCTGGACTCGGCCATCATCTACGACCGGGATTATAATTACGATTTCTTCGGCTTTAAAACGCTGGAGCGCAGCTACTTGCTGCGGCTGGAAGGCAAGGTGGTGGAGCGCCCCCAGCACATGCTGATGCGCGTGGCGGTAGGCATCCACAAGGAGGATATTGAGTCGGCCATCAAGACCTATAATCTGATGTCGGAGCGCTGGTTTACCCACGCTACCCCCACGCTTTTCAACGCTGGCACGCCCAAGCCGCAGATGTCGTCGTGCTTCCTGCTGACGGTGAAGGACGACTCCATCGAGGGCATTTACGAGACGCTGAAGGACTGCGCACTGATTTCGCAATCGGCGGGCGGCATCGGGCTGGCGGTGCATAACGTGCGCGCCACGGGCTCCTACATCAAAGGCACCAATGGCAACTCCAACGGCCTGGTGCCGATGCTGAAGGTGTTCAACGATACGGCCCGCTACGTGGACCAGGGCGGCGGCAAGCGCAAGGGCGCGTTCGCCATTTACCTGGAGCCCTGGCACGCCGATATATTCGAGTTTCTGGACCTGAAGAAGAACCACGGCAAGGAGGAAATGCGCGCCCGCGACTTGTTTTACGCCCTCTGGACGCCCGATTTGTTTATGAAGCGCGTGGAGGACAACGGCGACTGGACGCTGATGTGCCCCCACGAATGCCCCGGCCTCGACACCACCTGGGGACCCGAATTTGAGAAGCTCTACACCAAGTACGAGCGGGAGGGTAGGGGCCGCAAAACCATCAAGGCGCAGGAGCTGTGGTTCCACATCCTGGAAAGCCAGACCGAAACCGGCACGCCCTACATGCTCTTCAAGGACGCCGCCAACGGCAAGAGCAACCAGCAAAACCTGGGCACGATTAAGTCTTCTAATTTATGCACAGAAATTTTAGAATACACGGATAAAGACGAGATTGCGGTGTGCAACCTCGCCTCGCTGGCCCTACCCCGCTATTTGGCAGAGGACGAGCGCGGCAACGTGCGCTTCGACCACGACAAGCTCTACGAAGTCACCTACCAGGCCACGCTCAACCTGAATAAGGTGATTGACGTGAACTACTACCCGGTGCCCGAAACCGAGCGCTCCAACTTCCGCCACCGGCCCATCGGGCTGGGCGTGCAGGGCTTGGCCGACACGTTTATCGCCCTGCGGATGCCCTTCGAGAGCGACGAGGCCAAGGGCCTGAATATCGACATTTTCGAGACGATTTACTTCGCCGCCATGACGGCCTCGATGGACCTGGCCAAGCAGGACGGCGCGTACGAAACCTTCCCCGGCTCGCCGCTCAGCGAGGGCAAGTTTCAGTTCGACCTCTGGGGCGTTACGCCGCAGTCGGGCCGCTGGGACTGGGAGGCCCTGCGCGCCAACGTGGTGCAGCACGGCGTGCGCAACTCGCTGCTGGTGGCCCCCATGCCCACCGCCAGCACCGCCCAGATTCTGGGCAACAACGAGTCGTTTGAGCCCTACACCAGCAACATTTACGTGCGCCGCGTGCTCAGCGGCGAGTTTATGGTGGTGAACAAGCACCTGCTGAAAGACCTGGTGAAGCTGGGCCTCTGGAACGAGCAGATGAAGCAGGACATCATCGCGGCCAACGGCTCGGTGCAGGGCATCGCGCGGGTGCCGCAGCACATTAAGGACCTCTACAAGACGGTGTGGGAAATCTCGCAGCGCACCATCATCGACATGGCCGCCGACCGCGGGGCCTACATCTGCCAGAGCCAGAGCCTGAACCTGCACGTGCAGAACGTGAACTTCGGCAAGCTCACCAGTATGCACTTCCACAGCTGGAAGCGCGGCCTCAAAACCGGCATGTACTACCTGCGCACCAAAGCCGCCGCCGACGCCATCAAGTTCACGGTCGAAAAGCAAGCCGCCGAAACCCTGGAGCCCCTCTACGCCGAGGTAGCCAAGAACCAAAGCGACATGAGCTGCTCGCTGGACAACCCGGACGCGTGCGAGGCCTGCGGGTCGTAG
- a CDS encoding 50S ribosomal protein L27 yields the protein MAHKKGVGSSNNGRESHSKRLGVKIFGGQSLIAGNIIVRQRGTKHHPGTNVGIGKDHTLFALVDGKVLFRKGRDERSFVSVVPATTEAAAA from the coding sequence ATGGCACACAAAAAAGGCGTCGGCTCGTCAAACAACGGCCGTGAATCGCATTCGAAGCGCCTCGGCGTGAAAATCTTCGGTGGTCAGTCGCTCATCGCTGGCAACATCATCGTGCGTCAGCGCGGCACCAAGCACCACCCCGGCACCAACGTCGGCATCGGCAAAGACCACACGCTGTTTGCGCTGGTTGATGGCAAGGTGCTGTTCCGCAAGGGCCGCGACGAGCGTTCGTTCGTGTCGGTAGTACCGGCAACGACCGAAGCTGCTGCTGCTTAA
- a CDS encoding coproporphyrinogen III oxidase: protein MPGLYLHIPFCKQACHYCDFHFSTSLGLKGQFVDALLREMVLRKNYLPTPPAPLETIYFGGGTPSLLTGEELSRIFEAIHTYFDVSPQAEITLEANPDDLTAAKLAELAASPVNRLSIGLQSFHEPHLRLMNRAHSATESWQAVRQAQAAGFENISVDLIYGVPAASHDIWEADLARLLELNVPHVSAYALTIEPDTAFGRRLKKGTFVAPPEEFVARQFELLLARLRAQGYEQYEISNFCRPGRESRHNANYWRGVPYLGLGPSAHSFDGRSRQYAVANNPQYVAAVLERGEVPATVELLTPLDQANEYLLTTLRTSRGCDLAHLRDELGLNILAERADYLQSLTAQGMATLTGDVLRLTDSGKLLADHITLELFAAAPAAAV, encoded by the coding sequence ATGCCCGGCCTCTACCTCCACATTCCGTTCTGCAAGCAGGCCTGCCACTACTGCGACTTCCACTTCAGCACTTCGCTGGGGCTGAAAGGGCAATTTGTGGATGCATTGCTGCGGGAAATGGTTCTGCGGAAAAATTATCTTCCTACCCCCCCCGCGCCGCTCGAAACCATCTACTTCGGCGGCGGCACGCCCTCGCTGCTCACGGGCGAGGAGCTAAGCCGGATTTTCGAGGCCATCCACACGTATTTTGACGTGTCGCCGCAGGCCGAGATTACGCTCGAAGCCAACCCCGACGACCTCACGGCCGCCAAGCTGGCCGAGCTGGCCGCCTCGCCCGTCAACCGCCTCAGCATCGGGCTGCAAAGCTTTCACGAGCCGCACCTGCGCCTCATGAACCGCGCCCATTCGGCCACCGAGTCGTGGCAGGCCGTGCGGCAGGCGCAGGCGGCGGGCTTCGAGAATATTTCGGTGGATTTGATTTACGGCGTGCCGGCCGCGAGCCACGACATCTGGGAAGCCGACCTGGCCCGCCTGCTGGAACTGAACGTGCCGCACGTGTCGGCCTACGCGCTTACTATTGAGCCCGATACGGCCTTTGGGCGGCGACTGAAAAAGGGCACTTTCGTGGCACCGCCTGAGGAGTTCGTGGCCCGGCAGTTTGAGCTGCTGCTGGCGCGGCTGCGCGCTCAGGGCTACGAGCAGTACGAAATCAGCAACTTTTGCCGGCCCGGCCGCGAGAGCCGCCACAATGCCAACTACTGGCGCGGCGTGCCCTACCTGGGCCTGGGCCCCAGCGCCCACTCGTTCGACGGCCGCAGCCGCCAGTATGCCGTGGCCAACAACCCGCAGTACGTGGCCGCCGTGCTGGAGCGCGGCGAAGTGCCCGCCACCGTGGAGCTTCTTACCCCCCTCGATCAGGCCAACGAATACCTGCTCACGACTCTGCGCACCAGCCGCGGCTGCGACCTGGCGCACCTGCGCGACGAGCTGGGCCTCAATATCTTGGCCGAGCGCGCCGATTATTTGCAAAGCCTCACCGCCCAGGGCATGGCCACGCTCACCGGCGACGTGCTGCGGCTCACTGACTCCGGCAAGCTGCTGGCCGACCACATTACGCTGGAATTATTTGCCGCCGCGCCGGCCGCCGCGGTGTAG
- a CDS encoding 2,3-bisphosphoglycerate-independent phosphoglycerate mutase (catalyzes the interconversion of 2-phosphoglycerate and 3-phosphoglycerate), with protein sequence MNKQVLLVILDGWGIAPNVEVSAVDKAQTPYFHELSQRFPHSTLQASGEAVGLPDGQMGNSEVGHMNIGAGRVVDQELVRIAKAIRERKLGQVPALKEALEYAKQNTKAVHLIGLLSDGGVHSHIDHVKALCTIAHEADVRNVFVHAFTDGRDTDPKSGVHFVNELEKYNDQERTGAKIASIVGRYYAMDRDQRWERVKIAYDLLVNGVGTPSQNLIQSIQEQYKDGVTDEFLKPIVKVGADGQPLATIEEGDVVLCFNFRTDRGREITEALTQQDFHAYQMHRLNLRYLTMTMYDATFLGVTPIFEKDNLDNTLGQVLAAHGKTQIRMAETEKYPHVTFFFSGGREKEFDGETRIMRASPKVATYDLAPEMSAYELRDALVPELQAKSADFVVINFANPDMVGHTGVFEAVIKAVETADACAHDVVEAALAAGYATIVIADHGNAEFMRNADGSPNTAHTTNLVPCILADHDYRGTLADGKLGDIAPTILALMGVPQPADMTGLSLLRPSAG encoded by the coding sequence ATGAACAAGCAGGTCCTATTAGTTATTCTGGATGGGTGGGGAATTGCCCCAAACGTAGAGGTTTCGGCCGTTGACAAAGCACAGACGCCTTATTTTCACGAGTTATCGCAGCGCTTTCCGCACAGCACGCTCCAGGCCTCGGGCGAGGCGGTAGGGCTGCCCGATGGCCAGATGGGCAATTCGGAAGTGGGCCACATGAACATTGGCGCGGGCCGCGTGGTGGACCAGGAGCTGGTGCGCATCGCCAAAGCCATTCGGGAGCGCAAGCTGGGCCAGGTGCCCGCCCTGAAAGAAGCGCTGGAATACGCCAAGCAGAACACTAAAGCCGTTCATCTCATTGGCTTGCTGTCCGATGGCGGCGTGCATTCGCACATCGACCACGTAAAAGCGCTCTGCACCATCGCCCACGAGGCCGACGTGCGCAACGTATTCGTGCACGCCTTCACCGATGGGCGCGACACCGACCCCAAGAGCGGCGTGCACTTCGTGAACGAGCTGGAGAAATACAACGACCAGGAGCGCACGGGGGCCAAAATCGCCTCCATCGTGGGGCGCTACTACGCGATGGACCGCGACCAGCGCTGGGAGCGCGTCAAAATCGCCTATGACCTGCTGGTGAATGGGGTAGGGACACCCTCGCAGAACTTGATTCAAAGCATTCAGGAGCAATACAAAGATGGCGTTACGGATGAGTTTCTGAAACCCATCGTGAAAGTGGGCGCCGACGGGCAACCGCTGGCTACCATTGAGGAGGGCGACGTGGTGCTGTGCTTCAACTTCCGCACCGACCGGGGCCGCGAAATCACGGAGGCGCTCACGCAGCAGGATTTCCACGCCTACCAGATGCACCGCCTGAACCTGCGCTACCTCACCATGACGATGTATGACGCCACGTTCTTGGGCGTGACGCCGATTTTTGAGAAGGACAACCTCGATAACACCCTGGGCCAGGTGCTGGCGGCGCACGGCAAGACCCAGATTCGGATGGCCGAAACGGAGAAATATCCGCACGTGACCTTCTTCTTTTCGGGGGGTAGGGAAAAGGAATTTGACGGTGAAACGCGGATTATGCGGGCCTCGCCTAAGGTGGCGACCTACGACCTCGCCCCCGAAATGAGCGCCTACGAGCTGCGCGATGCCCTGGTGCCCGAGCTGCAAGCCAAGTCGGCTGATTTTGTGGTCATCAACTTCGCCAACCCCGACATGGTGGGCCACACCGGCGTGTTTGAGGCCGTGATAAAGGCCGTGGAAACCGCCGACGCCTGCGCTCACGACGTGGTAGAAGCCGCCCTGGCGGCCGGCTACGCTACCATCGTCATTGCCGACCACGGCAACGCTGAGTTTATGCGCAACGCCGACGGCTCGCCCAACACCGCGCACACGACCAACCTGGTTCCCTGCATCTTAGCCGACCACGACTACCGCGGCACCCTGGCCGATGGCAAGCTTGGCGACATCGCGCCGACCATCCTCGCGCTGATGGGCGTGCCCCAGCCCGCCGACATGACCGGCCTAAGCCTGCTGCGCCCCAGCGCGGGCTAG
- a CDS encoding zinc/iron permease — MWIAIFLLAATVLGAGGLVGVVPTSRTTQWLKPLLAFSGAYLFTLTLTHLLPEAMLLLPTAPQHIGYWMLAGFFGQLLLEVVSQGVEHGHVHAPTPTERGRVPLLLVLALVVHSLLEGSILVRGAGSGAVDQHFYALVLGIALHHVPAAVALATLLRLRLGSFGRVWPWLLLFALASPAGLIFSNYVVLRQLLGSGVYASLLGFVAGTFLHVSTTILFETSPEHRLNWPKLGATLGGLLLGLAVG; from the coding sequence ATGTGGATTGCAATATTTTTGCTGGCGGCCACGGTGCTGGGTGCCGGCGGGCTGGTAGGCGTTGTGCCGACTAGCCGCACTACGCAGTGGCTCAAGCCTTTGCTGGCTTTTAGCGGGGCATACCTGTTTACGCTCACCCTCACGCACCTGCTGCCCGAGGCGATGTTGCTGTTGCCTACCGCGCCGCAGCACATTGGCTACTGGATGCTGGCTGGCTTCTTCGGGCAGTTGCTGCTGGAAGTGGTGTCGCAGGGTGTTGAGCACGGCCATGTGCATGCCCCTACCCCCACCGAGCGCGGCCGCGTGCCGCTGCTGCTGGTGCTGGCGCTGGTAGTGCATTCGCTGCTAGAAGGCAGCATCCTGGTGCGCGGGGCGGGAAGCGGCGCGGTTGACCAGCATTTTTACGCCTTGGTACTGGGTATCGCGCTGCACCACGTGCCGGCCGCAGTGGCGCTGGCTACGCTGCTGCGGCTGCGGCTGGGCTCGTTTGGGCGGGTGTGGCCGTGGCTGCTGCTGTTTGCGCTGGCCTCGCCCGCCGGGCTGATATTCAGCAACTACGTGGTGCTGCGGCAGCTGCTGGGCAGCGGCGTGTACGCATCGCTGCTGGGCTTCGTGGCGGGCACGTTTCTGCACGTTTCCACCACTATTCTATTTGAAACCAGCCCCGAGCACCGCCTCAACTGGCCCAAGCTGGGGGCCACGCTGGGCGGCCTGCTGCTGGGGCTGGCAGTGGGGTAA
- a CDS encoding nicotinate-nucleotide diphosphorylase (carboxylating) (catalyzes the formation of pyridine-2,3-dicarboxylate and 5-phospho-alpha-D-ribose 1-diphosphate from nictinate D-ribonucleotide) has protein sequence MTAPYLTPAALTTFIRTALAEDVGDGDHSALAAIPADARNRAHLLVKDEGVLAGVQLAQLIFREVDPALTLHILLEDGARVRRGDLAFTVEGPARSILTAERLVLNCMQRMSGIATYTAQLSSLLAGTSARLLDTRKTTPNFRLCEKWAVLIGGGVNHRYGLFDMIMLKDNHVDYAGGVGAAIAATHDYLRRTGRELPIVLETRTLAEVQQALDAGGIQRIMLDNMPPAQLREAVALVAGRVPLEASGGITEQTLAEVAATGVDFISVGALTHSANILDLSLKAY, from the coding sequence ATTACCGCCCCTTACCTCACGCCCGCCGCCCTCACCACGTTTATTCGCACGGCCCTGGCCGAAGACGTGGGCGACGGTGACCATTCGGCACTGGCTGCCATTCCGGCCGATGCGCGCAACCGCGCCCACCTGCTGGTGAAGGACGAGGGCGTATTGGCCGGCGTGCAGCTGGCCCAGCTTATTTTTCGGGAAGTTGACCCGGCCCTTACCCTGCACATTTTACTTGAAGACGGGGCCCGCGTGCGCCGCGGCGACCTGGCCTTCACGGTCGAAGGTCCGGCGCGCAGCATTCTGACGGCTGAGCGCCTGGTGCTCAACTGCATGCAGCGCATGAGCGGCATCGCCACCTACACGGCGCAGCTCAGCAGCCTGCTGGCCGGCACCAGCGCCCGCCTGCTCGACACCCGCAAGACGACGCCCAACTTCCGGCTGTGCGAGAAGTGGGCGGTGCTCATCGGCGGCGGCGTGAACCACCGCTACGGGCTGTTTGACATGATTATGCTCAAGGACAACCATGTAGACTACGCGGGGGGGGTAGGGGCGGCCATCGCGGCCACCCACGACTACCTGCGCCGCACGGGCCGCGAGCTGCCCATCGTGCTGGAAACCCGTACGTTGGCCGAAGTGCAGCAGGCCCTGGATGCCGGCGGCATCCAGCGCATTATGCTCGACAACATGCCGCCCGCCCAGCTGCGCGAGGCCGTGGCCCTGGTGGCCGGCCGCGTGCCGCTGGAAGCCAGCGGCGGCATCACGGAGCAGACCCTGGCCGAAGTAGCCGCCACGGGCGTCGATTTCATCTCGGTCGGCGCCCTCACGCACTCGGCCAATATCCTGGATTTAAGCCTGAAAGCCTACTAA
- a CDS encoding ribonucleoside-diphosphate reductase, whose protein sequence is MSRPMEPLLAENPNRFVLFPIQNPQVWEFYKKAEASFWTAEEIDLSQDQKDWNNLNDNERHFIKHVLAFFAASDGIVNENLAINFMQEVQMPEARCFYGFQIMMENIHSETYSLLIDTYIKDPKEKDYLFNALETVPAVQRKGQWALTWINSENFAERLIAFAAVEGIFFSGSFCSIFWLKKRGLMPGLTFSNELISRDEGLHCDFACLLYSYLENKLPEARVQAIIRDAVTIEQEFVTEALPVSLIGMNARTMSQYIEFVADRLLVSLGCGKVYNSTNPFDFMEMISVQGKTNFFEKRVAEYQKAGVMTERADNMFSLDEDF, encoded by the coding sequence TTGTCGCGCCCTATGGAGCCCCTACTCGCCGAAAACCCCAACCGCTTCGTCCTTTTTCCCATCCAAAACCCCCAGGTGTGGGAGTTCTACAAAAAGGCGGAAGCCTCGTTCTGGACGGCCGAGGAAATCGACCTTTCGCAGGACCAAAAAGACTGGAACAACCTGAACGACAACGAGCGGCACTTCATTAAGCACGTGCTGGCCTTTTTTGCGGCCTCTGATGGCATCGTAAACGAAAACCTGGCCATCAACTTCATGCAGGAGGTGCAGATGCCCGAGGCGCGCTGCTTCTACGGCTTCCAGATTATGATGGAAAACATTCACAGCGAGACGTATTCGCTGCTGATTGACACGTATATCAAGGACCCTAAGGAGAAGGATTATCTTTTCAACGCGCTCGAAACGGTGCCCGCCGTGCAGCGCAAGGGCCAGTGGGCGCTGACCTGGATTAACTCGGAGAATTTTGCCGAGCGCCTCATCGCCTTCGCGGCCGTGGAAGGCATTTTCTTCTCGGGCTCGTTCTGCTCCATTTTCTGGCTCAAAAAGCGCGGCCTGATGCCGGGCCTCACGTTCTCTAACGAGCTGATTTCGCGCGATGAGGGGCTGCACTGCGACTTCGCCTGCCTGCTCTATAGCTACCTCGAAAACAAGCTGCCCGAGGCGCGCGTGCAGGCAATCATCCGCGACGCGGTGACGATTGAGCAGGAGTTTGTGACGGAGGCCCTACCCGTCAGCCTCATTGGCATGAACGCCCGCACCATGAGCCAGTACATCGAGTTCGTGGCCGACCGCCTGCTGGTGTCGCTGGGCTGCGGCAAGGTGTACAACTCGACTAACCCCTTCGATTTCATGGAGATGATTTCGGTGCAGGGCAAAACTAACTTTTTTGAGAAGCGTGTTGCCGAGTATCAGAAGGCCGGCGTGATGACCGAGCGGGCGGATAACATGTTCTCGCTGGATGAAGATTTTTAG
- a CDS encoding molecular chaperone DnaJ, which produces MDYKDYYKILGVEKNATTEQIKKAYRKLARQYHPDVNPNNPTAEQKFKEANEANEVLSDSEKRQKYDQMGADYQRYQQAGGGRGPGGAGAGAGGFDWSQYGQGGSGGFGGGSQFGGGGEDFSDFFSSLFGGGGGGGRGSRPGAGSDYQAELELSLEEAYAGGPRTITVNGKNLRITIQLGVADGQTIRLRDQGGPGRNGGPSGALLITFRILPDARYARTGDDLTQDVPVSLYRALLGGEQTVETLGGPVKIKLKPETVNGSRLRLRGKGFPVYRQEGQHGDLYLRLNVQLPTGLSDEERDLIGQLAKLRDEE; this is translated from the coding sequence ATGGATTATAAGGATTATTATAAAATCCTGGGCGTCGAAAAAAACGCTACTACTGAGCAAATCAAAAAGGCTTACCGTAAGCTTGCTCGCCAGTATCACCCCGACGTGAACCCCAATAACCCCACCGCCGAGCAGAAATTCAAGGAAGCCAATGAGGCCAACGAAGTGCTTTCAGACTCCGAAAAGCGCCAGAAATACGACCAGATGGGTGCCGACTACCAGCGTTACCAGCAGGCCGGCGGCGGGCGCGGGCCAGGCGGGGCGGGTGCCGGGGCGGGCGGCTTCGACTGGAGCCAGTATGGGCAGGGCGGCTCCGGCGGCTTTGGGGGGGGTAGCCAGTTTGGCGGCGGGGGCGAAGACTTCTCCGACTTCTTCAGCTCGCTGTTTGGCGGCGGGGGTGGCGGTGGGCGCGGCAGCCGGCCCGGCGCGGGCTCCGACTACCAGGCCGAGCTGGAGCTGAGTCTGGAAGAAGCCTACGCGGGCGGCCCGCGCACTATCACGGTCAATGGCAAGAACTTACGCATCACTATTCAGCTGGGGGTAGCCGATGGCCAGACCATCCGGCTGCGCGACCAGGGCGGCCCCGGCCGCAACGGCGGCCCGAGCGGCGCGCTGCTCATCACGTTCCGCATCTTGCCCGATGCCCGCTACGCCCGCACCGGCGACGACCTCACCCAGGATGTGCCCGTGTCGCTGTATCGCGCCTTGCTCGGCGGCGAGCAAACCGTGGAAACGCTGGGCGGCCCGGTCAAAATCAAGCTCAAGCCCGAAACGGTCAACGGCAGCCGGCTGCGCCTGCGCGGCAAGGGCTTCCCGGTGTATCGGCAGGAGGGCCAGCACGGCGACCTCTACTTGCGCCTGAACGTGCAGCTGCCCACGGGCCTCAGCGACGAGGAGCGCGACCTCATCGGGCAGCTCGCCAAGCTGCGCGATGAGGAATAG
- a CDS encoding 50S ribosomal protein L21 — protein MYAIVNIAGQQTKVEANKFVYAQRLAGNVGDSVELGKALLTDDNGTLSIGAPELDVLIKGTIMAHVQGDKVLVFKKKRRKGYKKLNGHRQQFTKVMINSIG, from the coding sequence ATGTACGCCATTGTCAATATCGCCGGCCAACAGACTAAGGTTGAGGCTAATAAATTTGTTTACGCCCAGCGTCTGGCCGGCAATGTCGGTGACTCGGTAGAGTTGGGCAAAGCCTTGCTAACCGACGATAACGGCACGCTCAGCATCGGTGCTCCCGAGCTGGATGTGCTGATTAAGGGCACTATTATGGCCCACGTTCAGGGCGATAAAGTTCTGGTCTTCAAGAAGAAGCGCCGCAAGGGCTACAAGAAGCTGAACGGCCACCGTCAGCAGTTCACCAAAGTAATGATTAACAGCATCGGCTAA